One Coffea arabica cultivar ET-39 chromosome 5c, Coffea Arabica ET-39 HiFi, whole genome shotgun sequence DNA window includes the following coding sequences:
- the LOC113690961 gene encoding EP1-like glycoprotein 2, translating into MSSWSFSFSVCLSSLLILYFFTASTVAQVPANATFKIINEGEFGDYITEYDAGYRVISNDFFAFPFSLCFYNTTPGEFILGMRAGIPRDEDLMRWVWDANRNHPVKENATLSFGRDGNLVLADVDGTVAWQTNTANKGVTGIKLLPNGNLVLYDKKGKFIWQSFDHPVDTLLVGMSVKKNGRLVSRTSEADGRDGRYSLVLDNSGFSLYLNNSGQLVNYNGWQGSAYSSVRFNTTPIDEDPKSAGWELLLQTFEDSKSPPTPSPTPSGRRLLQSFPVGSANTVILRKVNYNATLSFLRLQSDGNVKVFTYFDKVPYLRWSETFAFFSSYYVRECGLPSKCGSFGLCQMGMCVACPSPNGLLGWSEDCQPPKLKPCAAKAKVDYYKIAAAEHFLNRESTGDGEGPIKVEACRDKCSKDCRCKGFVYKEDTKKCLLVPVLGTFIRDVNTSTAYVKYSL; encoded by the coding sequence ATGTCTTCTTGGAGCTTTTCATTTTCAGTCTGCTTAAGCAGTCTTCTCATTCTCTACTTCTTCACTGCTAGCACTGTAGCTCAAGTGCCAGCTAATGCAACCTTCAAGATCATAAACGAAGGTGAATTCGGAGATTACATAACCGAATACGATGCAGGGTATCGCGTTATTTCCAACGACTTCTTTGCATTCCCATTCAGTCTATGTTTCTACAACACCACCCCAGGGGAATTCATCTTGGGCATGCGTGCCGGCATCCCACGCGACGAAGACCTAATGCGCTGGGTTTGGGATGCCAACCGCAACCACCCCGTTAAAGAAAATGCCACTCTTTCCTTCGGCCGCGATGGAAACTTAGTCCTCGCGGACGTTGATGGCACTGTCGCCTGGCAGACCAACACAGCTAACAAGGGCGTCACGGGCATTAAACTGTTGCCCAATGGCAACCTTGTGCTGTATGATAAAAAGGGAAAGTTCATTTGGCAAAGCTTTGATCATCCAGTCGATACATTACTGGTCGGCATGTCTGTCAAGAAAAATGGCCGGCTTGTTAGCCGTACGTCTGAAGCTGATGGAAGGGATGGAAGGTATAGCCTTGTGCTTGATAATTCAGGCTTCAGCTTGTATTTAAACAACTCTGGCCAGCTTGTCAACTATAATGGCTGGCAAGGAAGCGCATATAGTTCTGTAAGATTTAATACCACCCCCATAGATGAAGACCCTAAATCTGCAGGCTGGGAGCTGCTTCTTCAAACATTTGAGGATTCAAAATCACCACCAACTCCAAGTCCAACGCCGAGCGGGAGGCGGCTGCTTCAGTCATTCCCTGTTGGTTCTGCTAACACAGTAATTCTCCGAAAGGTGAATTATAATGCAACACTCTCATTCTTGAGGCTTCAATCTGATGGCAACGTGAAAGTGTTTACTTATTTTGATAAAGTCCCGTATCTGAGATGGTCAGAgacatttgcatttttctcGAGTTACTACGTTAGAGAATGCGGGTTGCCATCAAAATGTGGTTCCTTCGGTTTGTGCCAAATGGGAATGTGTGTGGCGTGTCCTAGTCCAAATGGTCTTCTGGGGTGGAGCGAAGATTGTCAACCACCAAAACTGAAGCCGTGTGCGGCCAAGGCTAAGGTGGATTATTACAAGATTGCTGCGGCGGAGCATTTCTTGAATAGGGAATCTACTGGTGATGGAGAAGGTCCGATTAAAGTTGAAGCTTGCAGAGATAAGTGCAGCAAGGATTGCAGATGTAAAGGGTTTGTTTACAAGGAAGATACGAAGAAGTGTTTGCTCGTGC
- the LOC113691091 gene encoding EP1-like glycoprotein 2 codes for MARRTFPFSPCLSILLLLCFLAISTRAQVPTNNTFKIVNTGPLGEFQNFVPTAEYGATYRIITNDVYDFYTFPFRLCFYNTTPTSFVLGIRVGIPDDEGLMRWVWDANRNHPVKENATLSFGRDGNLVLADSDGGLVWQTNTANKGVTGIKLLQNGNLVLYDTKGKFIWQSFDYPVDSLLVGQSLRGSGVNKLVSRTSDVDGSDRKYSLVLGDDGLLLYLNNAGQQVRYNGWPGNFGSTVRFNTQPSTWEPTPTAWNLIFEIFESPAPKPQVDGIQQLSKINYNATYSFLRLETDGNVKAYTYNDKVRFDRWMQTYTFFPSNLATECALPTKCGNFGLCQNGMCVACPTPKGLLAWTENCQPPKLGSCGKKPKAKYFKLDGVQSFLNHQWSSDSQEVEMEFGACRDKCTNDCNCKGFVYKQDSSKCLLMPVLLTLVKDVNTTSAYVKY; via the coding sequence ATGGCTCGTCGTACCTTTCCATTTTCACCCTGTCTTAGCATTCTCCTCCTCCTCTGTTTCTTGGCCATTAGCACCAGAGCTCAAGTGCCAACAAACAATACCTTCAAAATTGTCAACACAGGTCCACTGGGAGAATTCCAAAATTTCGTACCCACAGCTGAGTATGGGGCAACTTATCGCATCATAACCAATGATGTCTATGATTTCTACACATTCCCCTTCAGACTGTGTTTCTACAACACCACCCCAACTTCTTTCGTGCTTGGCATTCGTGTTGGCATCCCAGATGACGAGGGCCTAATGCGATGGGTTTGGGACGCCAACCGCAACCACCCCGTGAAAGAAAACGCCACCCTTTCTTTCGGCCGGGATGGAAACTTGGTCCTAGCCGACTCTGACGGCGGCCTTGTGTGGCAAACCAACACGGCTAACAAGGGTGTCACGGGCATCAAATTACTCCAGAATGGCAACCTTGTGCTGTATGATACAAAGGGAAAGTTCATTTGGCAAAGCTTTGATTATCCAGTTGATTCGTTACTAGTTGGGCAGTCCCTTCGCGGGAGTGGCGTAAACAAGCTTGTCAGTCGAACTTCTGATGTTGATGGCTCCGATCGAAAGTACAGCTTAGTGCTTGGAGATGATGGCCTCCTCTTGTATCTAAACAACGCTGGCCAACAAGTTCGCTACAATGGTTGGCCGGGGAATTTTGGAAGTACTGTAAGGTTTAACACCCAACCTTCGACGTGGGAGCCTACTCCAACAGCTTGGAACCTTATCTTTGAAATATTCGAATCGCCAGCGCCAAAACCACAGGTTGATGGGATTCAACAACTCAGTAAAATAAATTACAACGCAACATACTCTTTTCTGAGGCTTGAAACTGATGGCAATGTCAAGGCTTATACTTACAATGACAAAGTCAGATTTGATAGATGGATGCAGACCTATACTTTCTTTCCAAGTAATTTGGCAACAGAATGTGCTTTGCCAACAAAATGTGGTAATTTTGGATTGTGCCAAAATGGGATGTGTGTGGCATGTCCTACACCAAAAGGGCTCTTGGCATGGACAGAAAATTGTCAACCACCAAAGTTGGGCTCGTGTGGGAAGAAACCTAAGGCAAAATATTTCAAGCTTGATGGGGTGCAATCCTTCTTGAACCACCAGTGGTCTTCTGATAGTCAAGAAGTCGAAATGGAATTTGGAGCATGCAGAGACAAGTGCACCAATGATTGCAATTGCAAAGGATTTGTCTACAAGCAAGATAGTTCAAAGTGCTTGCTTATGCCGGTGCTTTTGACTCTCGTCAAAGACGTCAACACCACTAGTGCCTATGTCAAATATTGA